The Rhodopseudomonas palustris genome window below encodes:
- a CDS encoding DNA circularization N-terminal domain-containing protein yields the protein MTVARDWTKTLWPASYKGVPFWVESDAEEGGRRIVVHQFPMRDDPFLEDLGEDKRTFEVVAYVASDSADVDAATVVAICLTRGPGILVLPAHGPIRVRGNGARRYRERDMAGYIALRLNFIREGAAGALVSVAMLANRVFLAAESIAGAIAAAFVANVTPANPDFVFDEAVAATQDVLAALETVRSTEPVEVTASAAQRNAIQALFDGAADLIVDPQTIASVPAGVVAVARALGDALPADRALAAFRSLAVEPSLQANPVGARYVTPAAAAAAANRDAANRALRLAALTAFAEAVARADLKDRPSGIRLRAEAAELFESELLDLPASEMDLARAIGAIRDAVIEYLSRVVLDLAPVLTIEANLSKSSLYWSWRLYADPARSGELVERNGVVHPSLMPLAFEALAR from the coding sequence ATGACAGTTGCGCGCGACTGGACCAAGACCCTCTGGCCGGCATCCTACAAGGGCGTGCCGTTCTGGGTGGAGAGCGACGCCGAGGAGGGCGGGCGGCGGATCGTGGTGCATCAGTTTCCGATGCGCGACGATCCGTTCCTCGAGGATCTTGGCGAAGATAAGCGGACTTTCGAGGTGGTGGCTTACGTCGCGTCCGACAGCGCCGACGTCGACGCCGCGACGGTCGTCGCCATTTGCCTGACCCGCGGCCCCGGCATTCTCGTGCTGCCGGCACATGGCCCGATCCGGGTTCGTGGCAATGGCGCCCGCCGCTACCGCGAGCGGGATATGGCGGGCTACATCGCGCTGCGCCTCAACTTCATTCGTGAGGGCGCCGCCGGCGCGCTGGTCTCGGTGGCGATGCTCGCCAACCGGGTGTTTCTCGCAGCCGAGTCGATCGCGGGCGCGATTGCAGCTGCGTTCGTTGCCAATGTGACGCCGGCAAATCCTGACTTCGTGTTCGACGAAGCGGTGGCGGCGACACAGGATGTGCTGGCAGCGCTTGAAACGGTGCGCAGCACCGAGCCTGTCGAGGTCACCGCCAGCGCAGCGCAACGCAACGCGATCCAGGCACTGTTCGATGGTGCTGCTGATCTGATCGTGGATCCGCAGACCATTGCCAGCGTGCCGGCCGGCGTTGTTGCGGTCGCCCGCGCATTGGGCGACGCGCTGCCGGCTGATCGGGCGCTCGCGGCATTCCGATCCCTGGCAGTCGAGCCGTCGCTGCAAGCCAATCCGGTTGGCGCGCGTTACGTCACGCCGGCGGCGGCGGCCGCGGCGGCGAACCGGGATGCGGCGAACCGTGCCCTGCGGTTGGCGGCGCTCACCGCGTTCGCCGAAGCTGTCGCCCGCGCTGACTTGAAAGATCGCCCGAGCGGCATTCGGCTCCGCGCCGAGGCTGCCGAGTTGTTCGAGAGCGAGCTGCTCGATCTGCCGGCGTCGGAGATGGACCTCGCGCGCGCCATCGGGGCTATCCGTGATGCGGTGATCGAGTATCTGTCGCGGGTGGTGCTCGATTTGGCGCCTGTGCTGACGATCGAGGCTAATCTCAGCAAGTCGTCGCTGTATTGGTCCTGGCGGCTTTATGCCGATCCGGCGCGATCGGGCGAGCTTGTCGAGCGGAATGGCGTCGTGCATCCATCGCTGATGCCGCTGGCGTTCGAAGCCTTGGCGCGGTGA
- a CDS encoding DUF4376 domain-containing protein encodes MQRNPFNPFDWYWLSDDGRLFSSAAQALVAESHPAYVAWTAENRPTPWPRDQTGSQTIAALQDVLTPYGLFADLSLYTTIKRDELIDAGFTFGGVVYQSRPTDRENIIGAALMASMAVAGGAQPGNYRWADPDADFEWIALDNTKVKMDAPTVIAFGRAQAARKQALIFAARTIKDQVAAGAITTTAAIDAALAATP; translated from the coding sequence ATGCAGCGGAACCCATTCAATCCGTTCGACTGGTACTGGCTCTCCGACGATGGGCGGCTGTTCTCCAGCGCCGCGCAGGCGTTGGTGGCGGAAAGCCATCCTGCCTATGTGGCATGGACCGCCGAGAACAGGCCGACACCGTGGCCGCGCGACCAGACTGGAAGTCAGACCATCGCGGCGCTGCAGGATGTGCTGACGCCATATGGTCTGTTTGCCGACCTTAGCCTTTACACGACCATCAAGCGCGACGAGTTGATCGATGCGGGGTTCACCTTCGGTGGCGTCGTCTACCAATCGCGGCCGACCGATCGCGAGAACATCATCGGCGCGGCGCTGATGGCGTCGATGGCTGTGGCAGGCGGCGCACAGCCTGGAAACTATCGCTGGGCAGATCCCGATGCGGACTTCGAGTGGATCGCGCTCGACAATACCAAGGTGAAGATGGATGCCCCGACCGTGATCGCCTTCGGTCGGGCACAGGCGGCGCGCAAACAGGCGCTGATCTTCGCGGCACGCACCATCAAGGATCAGGTCGCGGCCGGCGCGATCACCACAACGGCTGCGATCGACGCGGCTCTTGCAGCCACGCCCTAG
- a CDS encoding phage baseplate assembly protein produces MGPEIITIVVGGARWSAFEKINVHAAFNEAARSFSFEVAAEMGSSATNRLFAKGTPVKIYTNADLLLDGQVDKRQPQFEGDPPKASITVTGRSKSADLIDGSAEHETGSIKSKTPDQIGNEVCKKYAAKFRTDQQLDKVEKYQVTPGESVFRCVEKLARQQGMTLAGRPDGDVDITKAGSKRHAGGLIEGVNIKGGSADHDGSNQHSEYIVRGQRPSGHGEDNLEVEAREKDETVKRHRPVVIVQDEDTDKKRAKKRAKNRKERAAGDALKATIRVQGFRDEGGTVWTPGWLIWTESPFLDIAQDMLIESVDFDQDDGGSIATLGLTDPRSYGGEDSKGNKSGEEWKR; encoded by the coding sequence ATGGGGCCTGAAATCATCACCATCGTGGTCGGCGGCGCGCGCTGGTCCGCGTTCGAAAAGATCAATGTGCACGCCGCATTCAACGAAGCGGCGCGGTCGTTCAGTTTCGAAGTTGCCGCCGAGATGGGTTCATCGGCCACCAACCGGCTGTTCGCCAAAGGTACGCCGGTCAAGATCTATACCAACGCCGACCTTCTGCTCGACGGCCAGGTCGACAAAAGGCAGCCGCAGTTCGAGGGCGATCCGCCAAAGGCCAGCATCACCGTCACCGGCCGCTCGAAATCGGCTGACTTGATCGACGGCAGTGCCGAGCACGAGACCGGCTCGATCAAGAGCAAGACTCCGGACCAGATCGGGAACGAGGTCTGCAAGAAATATGCAGCGAAGTTCCGCACCGATCAGCAGCTCGACAAGGTCGAAAAGTACCAGGTGACGCCGGGCGAGAGCGTGTTTCGCTGTGTCGAGAAGCTGGCGCGGCAGCAGGGCATGACGCTGGCCGGCCGTCCTGATGGCGACGTCGACATCACCAAGGCTGGAAGCAAGCGCCATGCCGGTGGGTTGATCGAGGGAGTCAACATTAAGGGCGGTTCAGCTGATCACGACGGGTCGAACCAGCATTCTGAATACATCGTCCGCGGTCAGCGGCCGTCGGGCCACGGCGAGGACAATCTCGAAGTCGAGGCGCGCGAGAAAGACGAAACGGTCAAGCGGCATCGCCCGGTGGTGATCGTCCAGGATGAAGACACCGACAAGAAGCGGGCGAAGAAACGGGCGAAGAACCGCAAGGAACGCGCCGCCGGCGACGCCCTAAAGGCGACGATCCGTGTGCAGGGATTCCGCGACGAAGGGGGCACCGTTTGGACGCCGGGTTGGCTAATCTGGACCGAAAGCCCGTTTCTCGACATTGCGCAGGACATGCTGATCGAGAGCGTCGACTTCGACCAGGACGATGGTGGCAGCATTGCAACGCTGGGGCTGACCGATCCTCGCTCCTATGGCGGCGAGGACAGCAAGGGCAATAAATCCGGCGAAGAGTGGAAGCGCTAA
- a CDS encoding phage baseplate assembly protein domain-containing protein: protein MSYFEHDDALRSFLRRARVLKIDDSGSQQLLDLGGLKSERPEEIVRIQDHGFTSHPPKQAEGVMLQLGGRSDRTMFFGGEHKDYRPKNTAEGNAVLYDDKGNVVWMKSGDGIHLTAKKGQVELRSTDEKVWVKPGDGKKVYLGGDGTDGTYAAVMTEEGASINVMARVG from the coding sequence ATGTCGTATTTCGAGCATGACGACGCGCTGCGCAGCTTTCTGCGGCGGGCACGGGTGCTGAAGATTGATGACAGCGGCTCCCAACAGCTGCTCGACCTCGGCGGCCTGAAGTCCGAGCGGCCGGAGGAGATCGTTCGCATTCAGGATCACGGCTTCACGTCGCACCCGCCGAAACAGGCCGAGGGCGTGATGCTGCAGCTCGGCGGCCGCTCAGACCGCACCATGTTCTTCGGCGGCGAGCACAAGGATTACCGGCCAAAGAACACGGCCGAAGGCAATGCGGTGCTCTACGACGACAAAGGCAATGTCGTCTGGATGAAGAGCGGAGATGGCATCCACCTCACCGCGAAGAAAGGCCAGGTCGAACTGCGATCGACCGACGAGAAGGTCTGGGTGAAGCCCGGCGACGGCAAGAAAGTCTATCTCGGCGGCGACGGCACCGACGGCACCTATGCGGCGGTGATGACCGAGGAAGGTGCGTCGATCAACGTGATGGCGAGGGTCGGCTGA
- a CDS encoding lysozyme, giving the protein MKTTHKAGLSVAGAALAGVLIAHWEGMNLVAKHLPFDPPGVITVCGGITNYDWPWLKAGMTFTKEQCEHELAHVGERYADKVVLCVPSLPEMPPHRQAAIASFAVNLGVGKVCGTSIARDLNAGRIREACDAMVKYVYANGNFMKGLLNRRTDAMWGERPWCLRED; this is encoded by the coding sequence ATGAAGACGACCCACAAGGCCGGCCTGTCCGTTGCAGGTGCAGCGCTCGCTGGCGTGCTGATCGCGCATTGGGAGGGCATGAACCTCGTCGCGAAGCACCTGCCGTTCGATCCGCCGGGCGTGATCACCGTGTGCGGCGGAATCACCAACTACGATTGGCCGTGGTTGAAGGCCGGTATGACCTTCACCAAGGAGCAGTGCGAGCACGAGCTAGCGCATGTCGGCGAGCGCTATGCCGACAAGGTTGTGCTGTGCGTTCCGTCGCTGCCGGAGATGCCGCCGCACCGTCAGGCGGCGATCGCCTCGTTCGCGGTCAATCTCGGCGTCGGCAAGGTGTGCGGAACGTCGATCGCCCGCGATCTGAATGCCGGCCGCATCCGCGAGGCTTGCGACGCGATGGTCAAGTACGTCTATGCCAACGGCAACTTCATGAAAGGCCTGCTCAACCGCCGCACCGATGCGATGTGGGGCGAGCGGCCCTGGTGCCTGCGGGAGGACTGA
- a CDS encoding phage GP46 family protein → MARLQVRIGESSDEQPNLGWDTIWSPWGGCGDWAIAGADEPQNRGGLRAKAALHTAVIIQLFTDRRIEDDHPLRYLVQGDDPRGWWGDGVDVRADLHETELGSLLWVFERAPLTEEIRQWVERLALEALQPLIDQGAAAKIEAQAVAQFALNRCDLAVQIYGRDGARVYDQRFEDIWRQSVTSPASPDFNDLPSGIA, encoded by the coding sequence ATGGCGAGGCTGCAGGTCCGCATCGGCGAAAGCTCCGATGAGCAGCCGAACCTTGGCTGGGATACGATCTGGTCGCCATGGGGTGGCTGCGGGGATTGGGCGATCGCCGGTGCGGACGAGCCGCAGAACCGCGGCGGCCTGCGGGCCAAGGCGGCGCTGCACACTGCGGTCATCATTCAGCTGTTCACGGATCGCCGCATCGAGGACGATCACCCGCTGCGCTATCTGGTGCAGGGCGATGATCCGCGCGGATGGTGGGGCGATGGCGTCGATGTCCGCGCCGATCTGCACGAGACCGAGCTCGGCTCGCTGCTGTGGGTGTTCGAGCGCGCGCCGCTCACCGAAGAGATCAGGCAGTGGGTCGAGCGGCTCGCGCTCGAGGCGCTGCAGCCACTGATCGACCAGGGGGCCGCGGCCAAGATCGAGGCGCAGGCGGTTGCGCAGTTTGCGCTCAACCGCTGCGACCTCGCGGTGCAGATCTACGGCCGCGACGGCGCGCGCGTCTATGACCAACGGTTCGAGGATATCTGGCGGCAGTCTGTGACGTCGCCGGCGTCGCCAGATTTCAATGACCTGCCGAGTGGGATCGCCTGA
- a CDS encoding baseplate J/gp47 family protein — protein MPFYIQSLREMAEKARAAYRANLKGSDASIWPNNVYVSAKVIGGMTFEVIGFLSYISRQKFAHTAPDLDSLLLHGAEFGLPIKSAQPAGPGKVVATTAAAIAIEAGAQFARSDGVIYLATAGGSLTGAGELSFDVIAAADGKAGNAEAGTPLAVVSGVTWTGDTAPTFAVGADGITLGLDQEDIEDYRARILFRKRNPPHGGSPADYVIWASAVSGVTRVYVEPRYAGPGSVRVWPIMDGLYADGIPQAADIARVRLAIEAVMPAGVRLAVQAAAARVVNITVSGLTPDTTAVREAVLAELRDAFLRRSRVAGIADVHPGMPFLATPATFSRSWLWQAIANATGEDRHVLAAPAADISLVTGEIATLGTVTFASSI, from the coding sequence ATGCCGTTCTACATCCAGAGCCTGCGCGAGATGGCGGAGAAGGCGCGTGCGGCCTATCGCGCGAACCTGAAGGGTTCCGACGCCTCGATCTGGCCGAACAACGTCTATGTGTCCGCGAAAGTGATCGGCGGCATGACGTTCGAGGTAATCGGATTCCTGTCGTACATCTCGCGGCAGAAGTTTGCCCACACTGCGCCGGATCTCGACAGCCTGCTGCTGCATGGCGCTGAATTCGGGCTGCCGATCAAATCGGCGCAGCCGGCCGGCCCCGGCAAGGTGGTGGCGACCACGGCCGCTGCGATCGCGATCGAAGCCGGGGCGCAGTTCGCGCGCAGCGACGGGGTGATCTACCTCGCGACCGCGGGAGGATCGCTGACCGGCGCCGGCGAGCTGTCGTTCGATGTGATCGCGGCTGCCGACGGCAAGGCCGGCAACGCCGAGGCGGGGACGCCGCTTGCGGTTGTGTCCGGCGTCACGTGGACGGGAGATACCGCGCCGACATTCGCTGTCGGCGCCGACGGGATCACGCTCGGCCTCGATCAGGAAGACATCGAAGACTACCGGGCTCGCATCCTGTTCCGGAAGCGCAACCCGCCTCACGGCGGGTCGCCGGCCGATTACGTGATTTGGGCGAGCGCAGTCTCCGGCGTCACCCGGGTGTATGTCGAGCCGCGCTACGCGGGGCCTGGCTCGGTGCGGGTATGGCCGATCATGGACGGGCTCTATGCCGACGGCATCCCGCAGGCGGCCGACATCGCGCGGGTGCGTCTGGCGATCGAGGCAGTCATGCCGGCCGGCGTCCGGCTCGCGGTGCAGGCGGCGGCGGCGCGGGTGGTCAACATCACCGTCAGCGGCCTGACGCCGGACACGACGGCGGTGCGCGAAGCGGTGCTGGCCGAGCTGCGCGACGCCTTCCTGCGGCGCTCACGTGTCGCCGGCATCGCTGATGTACACCCGGGAATGCCGTTTCTGGCCACGCCGGCGACGTTCTCGCGGTCCTGGCTGTGGCAGGCGATCGCCAATGCCACGGGAGAGGATCGGCATGTGCTGGCCGCGCCCGCTGCGGACATCTCTCTTGTGACGGGTGAGATCGCGACACTCGGCACTGTGACCTTCGCCTCCTCGATCTGA